Part of the Desulfolutivibrio sulfoxidireducens genome is shown below.
CCGCCGCGGGGGAGCCCGGTTTGGCCGTATTTTCGGAAACGGCGGCCGGGGGGGGCGTCCCATCGGGAACGACGGCCTGATCCGGGGTTACGCCGCCGGGCGGGGTCGCATCGGAACCCGGCCCGGCCGGGGCCGGCGCGGATTGGGGAACCGGGGCGTTGACGTATTCATCGGCCTTGATGGTGGTCTGGTTGGCGTGCCCTTCCCCGGCCTGAAGGGTGATGCGCAGATCCGCCTTCCTGGCCCGGGCCTCGGGAGGGATGGCGAAGGCGAAGTTGCCCGCGTCGTCGGTGGTGCCGGAGAGAAATTTTTCCCCCGTGGCCGCGTCGAAGACCTCGATGATCCCGGCCCGGACCTTGCTCGACTTGCTGAACCAGGACTCGGTGACGATCCTGCCGCCATCCACATAGGCAAAGAGGTTCACCCGATGGGCCAGGGCCGCCGAGGCCGGCAGACAGGCCAGGGCCAGGACCAGAAAGGCGAATCGCCACCGCCACGTCATCGCCATACGTCTCATGCCCCCTCCCAAGACCGCCGGAAAAAGGCGGCCACGCGTTTTCGTCCGGACCACAGCCGGCGGAAGTCGCCGGCAACCGGTTCCCGCCCTTCATCCGGCGACGTCATTCCGGAGAAGTTCCGGCCTGATCTTGGCCAGATAGGCAACCACCATGGCCGTGATCAGCCCTTCGGCGGCCATGATGGGCAGGTGCACGGCCACCAGGATCCTGGCCGCGGCAAAAAAACCCTCGTCGGAAAATTCCAGGGCCACGGCGGTCAGAAGCGCCGAAAAGAGCACGGAACAGAAACCGCACAAAAAGGCCCCAACGGCCCGACGTTTCCCATCGGACCGAAGCAGCGGCCGGAAAAGATACGAGCAGGCCACAGCCGGATAGGCCATGTCGCAGGTGTTGACCCCCAGGACTGCCAGCCCGCCGTACTGAAAAAGCACCGCCTGAAGCAGAAGGCCGGTCAGGATGGCCGGGAAGGCCGCCCAACCGAGCACCGCGCCCAGAAGGCCGTTCATGATCAGATGGACGCTTGACGGTCCGATGGGGATATGGATGAGCGAGGCCACGAAAAAAGCGGCGGACAGGATGGCCACGGTCATCAGCCGGTCGTAGTCCAGGCGGCGCAGCCCGACGAACGTGCCCACCGCCGCCAGGGCCGCCCCGACCCCGAGCACCGGCGCGGACAACACCCCTTCCGATATGTGCATCACGCCTCCCCGAAAGGACTCCCGGCCGCCCGCGACAGGCGACGGCCGGGGATGAAACGTCCTACTTCTTTCCCTTGACCGGATCAACGAACGAGGTCCACAGCACCGCGCCAAGCTCCACGTCCTTGTCCTGGCCGTCGTGGGCCAGCTTCTCGGGAGCGGTATTGAGCGCCGCGAATCCCCACCAGCCGGCAAAGGGGGCCACGAAGGTGAACACGCCCGCATCGTCGGTCATGACCACCTGGGTGACCATATAGTCGTTCGGGGCCTTGTACTTGCCGTCCTTGTTGTAGAACTCGACCTCGACCGGGCACCCGGCGGCGGGCTTGCCGTCGAGCAGTACCTTGCCCTGGAAGACGTTGCCCGCATAATTGCCGAAGGGCCGGGTCAGGGGCACGATCTCGGTCTTGAGTCCCAAAGGCTTGTCCCACCCCTCCTCCTCGCCAAAGGCCGGAACGACCACCTTGGTGAAGTGCTGGATGAAGCAGTCCTCGGCCGGTTCCCAGTAGGGTTCGGGAACAACGTAGAAGGAATATACGCCGGGTTTTTTCAGGGCCTGGGAGGCCTGCCAGGCCTTATGGCCCATGACCTTGGTCTCCTTGAGCCCGGCCTTGAGGTCGGTTGTGGCCTCGCCGTCGGACATGCCGAATTCCTTGGGCATGACCATGTCCATGCCGTTTCCCTCCATGGGATGGGCAAAGGCCACGGTCAGGGTGATATTTTCCTTCCCCTTGTCCAGGACGGTGTCGGCCGAGGGGATGACCATGCCGAAATGGGCCTGGGCAGCCTGGGCGAACACGAAAACCAGGGCTGCGCACCACAGCAAGGTTTTGCGAATCATCTTTCTCTCCTTCGTACGTCATGGTTCGAGGACCGGCGGGTCCCGGTGACCCCCATGGCCGCCGCCGCACGTCCCGTAGCGCGTCCCGCCCCGTCACGTACGCGGCGAAACACCCTGCTTTCCACCAAATAATTCCCAATCCATGGTCTAAAAATACACATTTTCAAGAATTCATGTTAAAGTATGTTACGAAATAAAGAATCCGTATTCGTTTCAATCCCTATCTTTCAGCCAGGATATTGTCAACAGTCCCCACTCTTCGCGCCTCGTGCCCGGGACCATTCGATCTAGCTGCTGACAGCCGCACAAACGGGCCCCTGTCCGCCCCCCTCAAAAAAAGGCCTCCCGAAGGAGGCCCGATCATCGAACGGCGCAAGGACCTGATGGGACGCAAACCGCCAGGCCTCCGTGTCCCTCCTCAGCCCAAAAAAAGGGCCTCCCGAAGGAGGCCCGAGCATCGAACGGCGTGAGGATCAGATGCTGATGGCCGTGCCCGGGGGGCGACGGCGCAGCCAGATGTCGAAGATGGTCCGGGTAACGAAGATGGCCGTGAACATGGAGGCCACGATGCCCAGAATGAGCGTCACGGCGAATCCGCGCACGGGTCCGGTGCCGAACTCGTAGAGCACCACGGCGGCGATGATGGTGGTCACGTTGGCGTCAAAGATGGTCAGGGTGGCCCGGGAATAGCCCTCGTCCAGGGCCATCCGCGGGGTCAGCCCCCGGCGCAGTTCCTCGCGGATGCGCTCGAAGATGATCACGTTGGCGTCGACAGCCATGCCCAACGTCAGGATGATGCCCGCGATGCCCGGCATGGTCAGGGTGGCCCCAAATCCGGCCAACCCGGCCATGATGAGCATGATGTTGAAGACCAGGGCCACGTCGGCCACCAAGCCGCCGAACCCGTAATAGACGATCATGAACACGACGATGACCGCGCCGCCGATCAGCGCGGCCATGACGCCCTTCTCGATGGACTCCTGGCCCAGGGACGGGCCCACGGCCCGCTGTTCCAGGATGTTCACCGGCGCGGGCAGGGAGCCGGCCCGAAGCACGATGGCCAGATCCCGGGCCTCCTCGGTGGAGAACCGGCCGGTGATGCTGGCCCGGCCGCCGCCGATCTTTTCCTGGATGACCGGCGCGGAATAGACCTTGCCGTCGAGCACGATGGCCATGCGCTTTTTGACGTTGTCGGAGGTAATGCGCTCGAAAAGCTTGGCCCCGCGCGGGGTAAAGGTCAGAGATACGTAGGCTTGGTTGTTGGAGTCGAAGTTGGCCCGGGCATCGGAGATATACTCGCCGGTCATGACCGAGTCGGATTTGAGCACGATGGGCCGGTCGAGATAGGTCCCGTCGGGATTGCGGTTGCGCATGGTGGAGAGTTCGCGACCCGGAGGCACGATGCCCTTGGCGGCCTTTTCCGGATCGGTTTCGTCATCCACGATCTTGAATTCCAGATGCGCCGTGCGGCCGATGATTTTGATGGCCCGCTCGGGGTCCTGCAGCCCCGGAAGCTGGACCTGGATGCGGCCGTCGGCCTGGCGGCGGATGTCCGGCTCGGCCACGCCGAATTCGTCAATGCGGTTGCGGATGGTCTTGACGGCCTGGTCGATGGTCAATTTTTGCAGATAGTCATGGTATTGCGGTGTAAATTCGAGCTTATACAGAAGCTTGTCGCCCTCCACTCCCTCCGTGGAGACGACGGTAAGGATAGAAAACTGTTTTTTGAGCATCTCGTCCAGGGCCTGGCGCTGATCCAGCTTGGCCAGCACGAAATCCAGATGCCTGCCGTCGGTCAGGCCCGGCCGCAGCACGGCGATGCCGTCCTCGCGGGCCTGGTCCCGAATGTCCCGGCCGGTGAGGGCCAGGGAGTTCTGGATGGCCTTGTCCACATCCACATCGAGGGTCAGGTGGATGCCGCCCTTGAGATCCAGTCCGAGGCTTATCTCGTCGTCGGGCAGAAACTTGCCCAGGGCCGATTCCTTGACTCCCGGAATCGACGGCAGCATGTACAACAGGCCGAAAAAAACGACCACCGCGATGAGCGCCACGCGCCAACGCAAGGTTCCGGTCATGGGTGCCCCACTCCTTCACGCCGCGGGCGCGGCACAAGGCAGCACGCGGACGGCGGGAAAAAGGGAAAGGCCGGTCCCTTCCGGGAACCGCCCTTCCCCATCGCGGCCGTCGCGCGATGCGGCTTTTCTATTCGGTTTCCTTGGCCTTGTCCTTGCCCTTGGACTCGATCTTCGGGCCACCATCGGCAAGACCGGAGACAAAGGCGCGGTTGACCTTGAGTTCCGCTCCGCCACCCACGTCGATGGTCAGGACATCGCCGTTGGCGGCCATGATGCGGCCGTAAATGCCGCCACTGGTGATGATCGAATCGCCTTTTTTCAGGTTGGCCAAAAGCTCCTTGTGCTGCTTGGCCTTTTTCTGCTGGGGACGGATGAGCAGAAAATAGAAGATGGCGAACATGAGGATCAGGGGCAAAAAGGCGCCGATGGGATTGCTGGCGGACTGATCGCCGCCCGGGGCCGCGCCCATGGCGAAGGCCACGCTGTCAAAAAACATACTTCCTCCGGTCCTGGTTGCATTTCCCGGGAGCCCCGAAATCGCGGCCCACGGGAAATCGGTTGCCAACGCGGGGAGTGCCCGACGAGGTCGGCCCGCGCGTTACGTGTGCAGTCGAAACACGGCCATTGAACATATTTTCGCGGCAAAGCCAAGCCCGGCCTTCCCCTGGCGGGACGAAACCCGGGGAAAAATCATGGCCAGGCGGCCCAAAGGCCGCTTTCTAGCTCTCGTAATAGGACCGCAGATGCTGGCTGCGCACCGGATGGCGCAGCTTGCGCAGGGCCTTGGCCTCGATCTGGCGGATGCGCTCGCGGGTGACGTTGAAAAGCTTGCCCACCTCCTCCAGGGTGTGGTCGGATTTTTCCCCAAGCCCAAAGCGCTTGCGCAAAACCTGCTCCTCGCGCGGGGTCAGATCCGAAAGCACCTTGCCGATCTGCTCGCCGAGCTTGGTGTTGACCACCTCCTCGGCCGGGGCCAGGGCCTTTTTGTCCTCGATGAAGTCGCCCAGGCTCGAATCCTCCTCGTCGCCGATGGGCGTCTCCAGGGAGATGGGCTCCTTGGCGATTTTGAGGACCTTTTTGACCTTCTCCAAAGGATAGTCCATGCGCTCGGCGATCTCCTCCGGGGTGGGGTCGCGGCCAAGCTCCTGCACCAGATAGCGCGAGGTGCGGATGAGCTTGTTGATGGTCTCGATCATGTGCACGGGGATGCGGATGGTCCGGGCCTGGTCGGCGATGGCCCGGGTGATGGCCTGGCGGATCCACCAGGTGGCGTAGGTGGAGAACTTGTAGCCGCGCTGGTACTCGAACTTGTCCACGGCCTTCATCAGCCCGATGTTGCCCTCCTGGATGAGGTCCAGGAACTGCAGTCCCCGGTTGGTGTATTTCTTGGCAATGGACACCACCAGGCGCAAATTGGAGCGGATAAGCTCCTGCTTGGCCCTCTGGGCCGCGGTGTTGCCCCTTTTTATGCGCCACAGGACCTCTTCCAGGTCATGGACATGGTGACAGCACTTGTCCTGAAGCCGGACCAGAATCTCCATCTTGGCCGAAAGCATCTCCTTGAAGGAGAAAAGCTCCTCCACAGTCAGGCCCAGGCTGTCGGCGGCCAGCACGGGATTGATGTCCCGCTGGTCCAGCCTGGCGAAAAGCTCCTGGATCTCGGACTGGGACTTGCCCACGGACAGGATGTAGGCCGAAAGGTCGCGCTGGCAGTTGTGCATCTGCCGCACGTAGTCCTCCACGGTCTCGATGACCCGGTCGATGAGGGTCTTTTCGAGCTTTATGTCCCGAAGCCGGCCCACCACCTCGTCCTTGTAGACCATGATCTCCTTCTGGATGCCGTAGACCCGGCGGGACAGGCAGGCGCAGGAGTCCAGCTTGAAGTAGATCTTGCGCTTTTTGCGGTAGATGGTCCGGATCTCCTCCAAAAGAAAGATGACCCGCTGGCGCTGGTTCATCTCGTCCTCGGAAGGATCGTCCTCCTCGATGGTCTTGACCACGTCCTTGAGCTTGATGCGCCCGATGCGCAGGTCGTCACCGACCTGGACCAGCTCCTCGATGGCCACGGGCACCTCGACCAGGGCGTAGAGCACATCCATCTCGCCGTTTTCGATCTTTTTGGCGATGACCACCTCGCCGTCTCGGTCCAGCAGGGGCACGGCGCCCATTTCCCGCAGGTACATGCGCACGGGATCGGTGCTGCGCGAGGAATAGTCGAGGGAATCCTCGCTCTCGGTCAACTCCAGGTCGGCGTCCGGGGCGTCGTCGGGCTCGGCGGCCATGGCGTCGAGCTTGCGGGCGTCCTTGTCCGAATCCACGATGTTTATGTCGAGCTGATCGAAGATGGAAATGACCTCTTCAATCTGCTCGGGGTTGTTGACCTCGGAGGGCAGGGCCTTGTTGACCTCGTCAAAGGTCAAAAAACCTTTTTGCTTGCCCTTGACGATGAGGCTTTTGATCTGCTGAATTTCTTTGAGATTACTCATCTCCCCTCCCAAGTAAGGCATTAAGCTCGGCAAAGAGCCGTCTTTCTTCTTCCACGTTTCCCACGGCCCTGGCCCGGCGCATGGCCTCCGTCAGTTCTTTTTTGGCCGTCTCGCGCCGCACCGAGTGTAAAAAACCGGAAATCTCCTCGAAATGCTCCCGGCGCTGTTCCTCCGGCTGGTCCCCGGACTCCCTGGCCGTTGCCACAAAGGCCAATTCCTCGGGTTCAAGGACCAGCCTGGGATCGTCGGCGCCAAGGACCTTGAGCTTGGCCCACAGGCCGCGGGCGCTCGACCCGGACAAAAAATCGGCCGCGCCGGCCGCGTCCAGGGCGGGCGCGTATTCGGGACAACGGGCCGCGAAGGACAAAATCCACTGCTCGCGTTGACCAAGCGTAAATGCCGGACGGTCCTTTTCCCGGGCCGCCGGAACGGCCGCCCGCCGACGGCCCGCCGTGTCGGCCAGGGCGCTTCGCAGTTCGAGTTCGGAAAGGCCCAGGGCCGCGGCCACCCGGGGGGCAAAGCCCGCGCGCAGGTTGGCGTCGCCCACCTTGCCCAAAAACCCCTCGGCCCAGGCCACCTGCTCTTTTCGGGCCATGGCCGACACGGCCTTGAAGCAGTAGCGCAGGCCGTCCTCGGCCTCGGCCAGGCAGGCCTCGAAGGCCTTCTTTCCCCGGGTCTGGAGCAGGCTGTCCACGTCCTCGCCCTCGGGCAAAAGGGTCACCCGGCACCCGGCGCCGGTGGCCAGAAGCATCTCCGCGGAACGCAGGGCGGCCTTGCGGCCCGCGCCGTCGCCGTCGAAAATCAGGTCCACCGAGGAGCAAAACCCCAAAAGCCGCTTGACCTGCTCCGGGGTGAGCGCCGTGCCCAGAACGCCCACAGCCTCGGCGTAGCCGAACTGGTGCAGGGTGATCACGTCCACGTAGCCCTCGGTGAGCATGGCCCGGCGGCTTTTGGCCATGGCCTGACGGGCGTCGCACAGGGCGTAGAGGTGGTCCCCCTTGCGGTAGATGGGCGAGTCGGCGCTGTTTAAATATTTGGGATCCCCCTCGCCCATGATCCGGCCGCCAAAGGCCACCACAGTCCCGGCCACGTCGCGGATGGGAAAAGTGAGCCGGTCGCGGAACCTGTCCCAGGTCCGGCCGTCGTCCCGCCGGGACAAAAGCCCGGCCTGGGCGGCCTGGGTCGGTGAAAACCCCCTGGTCTTCAAATGGTTTTCCAGCCCCTGCCACTGGGGCGGGCTGTAGCCCAGGCCGAACTTCCCGGCCACCTCCGGCGCGATGCCGCGTTTGTCCAGATAGTCCCTGGCGGCCTGGCCCTGGGGTGACCGCAGGGTGCGGCGGAAAAACTCGTCGGCCAGGGCGTGCATCTCCAGGCAGGCCTGGCGCAGCCGTTTTTTTTCCCCGGCCCGGGGATCGATCCGGCCAGGGGCAAGGCTCACCCCCACCTCGGCGGCCAGCCGTTCCAGCCCTTCGCGAAACTCCAGCCCGTTTATCCGGCAATAAAAATCAATGACGTCCCCCGAGGCCTGGCAGCCGAAACAATGGAAATATCCCCGCTCCGGATGGACGTTGAACGAACCCTTGGTCTCCTGGTGGAAGGGACACACCCCGACCAGCCGCCCGCCCACGGACCGCAGGTCCACATACCGCCGGACGATGTCGACGATGTCCGCCCGGGCCTTGACCGCCGCCACTCCCGAGGAATCGAACTTCATGCCGCCCTGCCCCATGCCGCTGTCCGCGCGCCTCGGCGGGACGGCCGGACCGCCCCCGGCATTTCACGAAGCCGTTGGTAAAAAAACGGAAAAGCGTGTCCACTCCCGACAGGCCGACGTGGTACGGGAGTGTTGGGACCGCGCCTTCCGGCCGCTGGAGACATCCTCCACGGGAAACGCGCACAAACGCCTCACCCCAGTTCCACCATGGTCATGCCGTCGCCGCCCCGGTCGGCCGGGGCCAGACGAAACGAGGCCACCTGGGGCGCCGTGCGCAAAAAATCGTGCACCTCGCGCCGCAACGCCCCCGTGCCCTTGCCGTGGACGATCTCCAACTGGGTGCGGCCCTTGAGCACGCTGTCATCGAGAAACGCCGCCAACTCGGCCACGGCCTCGTCGGCCCGACGGCCCCGCAGGTCCAGGACGAAGGCGGACACGACCGCGGATTGGCCGCCCTGATCCGAGGCGCTTTTCACGGACCATCCCCCGCCGGCTTTTTTGGCCTCCCGTCCCGAGGCCTCGGCCACCTCCCTGGCGTCCACCCACAGGCACACCCCGCCCAGGTCGACCTTGACCATTCGCCGCTTGGGGTCTTTGTCCAAAACCCGACCGGATTTGTTCCAGCCCGGCAAATGCACGAGGTCGCCCGGTTTGAGGCCGTCGAAATCCGGGGAGGACGGTTTGGCGGAGTCACCTGGGGAGGGTTGAGAAACAGCCGCATTTTCCTCAATAAGTCTTTTTCCGGCCTCGGCAAGGGCCTTCTGGGCCTGTTTGCGGCCCAGGCGCCCCTCCTGGTAGCTGCGGGCGATCTCCCGGGAGGTCTCCCGGACCTCGTCCAGCAGGGCCGCCAGCCGTTTTTCGTAGCGTTCCCGGATTGCGACGGTTTTTTTCTTTTCCTGAATCTGAAGCTCGGCCAGTTCGTCGAGCTCCTCCTGCTTGCGCAGGGCCAGGACGTTTAAGCGGTCCAGGATCGAGCTGGAATCCGCGCCCTCCATGAGCAGATATTTGTGGGCCTTCACAAGGAGGTCCTCGGGCAGGCCGTGCTCCCGGGCCACGTCCAGGGCCACCGAGGCCCCCACCTGATCGTAGGCCAGCCCGTACAGGGGCTTTTTCCCGGCCGGGTCAAAAAGCATGCAGGCCGCCCGCACCCCGGGCTTGCTGAGTCCATAGGCCTTAAGGGCCGGGAAATGGGTGGCCGCGGCCAGCCAGGCGTTTTTCTCCAAAAGCCCGTCCACCACGGCCTGGGCCAACGCCGCGCCCTGGGCCGGATCGGTCCCGGCCCCGAACTCGTCGAGAAGGACCAGGGTATCCTGGTCCACCTGGGGCCAGGCCCGGCTCAGGTGCCGAATCTGGGCGGTAAACGTGCTTAAATGATCCTCCAGGCTTTGCTCGTCGCCCAGAAACACGAACACCTTGCGCCAATGGGGCAGCCCGCATCCCGGGGCGGCGGGCACGGCCAGGCCGGAGAAGGCCATAAGCGCCAGAAGCCCCAGGGTCTTCAGGCACACGGTCTTGCCCCCGGCGTTGGCCCCGCTGATGATCAGGGCCCGCTGGCTGGGTTCGAGGATGATGTCCTGGGGGACCACCCGGGACGGATCGGAGGCCGCCAGAAGCAGCAGGGGATGGCGCGCGCCGGGCAGGCGCACGGGCTCGTCCGGACCCACGTCCGGAATGGTCCCGGCCATGGCCTCGGCCAGGGCCGCGCAGGCCAAAAGCACGTCCAGATCCACCAGAAGGCGGGAGAAGGCCGCAAGGCCGTCTTGTTCCTGACGGCACAGCCCGGAGAGAAAGGCCAGCACCCGGGCCTCGGCCTCGCGTTCCTCCTTTTTGAGCTCCTGAAGGCGGTTATTGACCTCGACCAAAAAAAACGGCTCGAAATAGCAGGTCTCGCCGGTCTGGGAATAGTCGTGAATGATGCCCGGGATGCGGCCCTTGAAGTTGGACTTGAGCGGCAACACGTACCGATCGGAGGAAATGGTGATGAAATCGTCCTGGAGATAGGAGGCCAGCCCCTGTCCCTGGACATAGTCCCTGACCTGCCGGGTGCAGGTGCGATGGACGGCCCGGATCTCGGCCCGGGCGGAAAAAAGTTCGGGAGAGCTTTCGTCGCGAAGCCCGCCATCGGGAGACAGGCACCGGGCCAGGGCGGCCATGGTCTTGTGCGGCGCCGGGGCGGACTCGGCCATCTCGCGCAACAGGGGCCGGACTCCACCCGGGGAGCCCGGCGACGGCGCGGCGGGCGCCAAAACGCGGCGGGCCTCGTCGGCCTGGGTCAGGACCGCCTGAAGGGCGAACAGCGCGTCCAGGTCCAGGGGCACGGATTCGTTGCCAAGGGCCGGAAACAGACCGGCCAGATCGGGAAATTCCGCCAGCCGGAAGTGCGCGTCCCGGCGCAGTTCCAGGCACTCGGCCAAAAGCCGCTGGCGACGGAAGAGCATGTCCGGATCGGACAGGGGGGAAAGTGCGGCGCAGGCGAGACGGCCCGGAATGGAAACCGCCAAATCCGCCAAAGAGCCAAGGACCTTGTGAAACTCCAGAAGCTGGAGGGAGCGTGTATCCATGCGGCGCGAAAAAGGCGACGGGCTAACTGGACAGGCGGGAACGCGTCAGATCGCTGACCTTCTTCCCGTCGGCCCGGCCCTTGTGCTTTGCCAGGATGGCCGAAACAACCCGTCCCATGTCCTTGACGCTGTGAGCCCCAACTTCGGCAATGGCCTGGTCGACCTCGCGGACAAGTTCCTCCTCGGTCAGGGGAGCGGGCAGATATTCAAGGAGAACCTCGAGTTCCCGCTCTTCCCTGTTCCGAAGATCGTCTCGGCCGGCTCGGCCGAACTGTTCGATGGACTCGCGACGCTGCTTGGCCTGCCTGGTCAACACATCGACCAACTCGTCGTCGGTGAGCGGACGCAAAAGCTCCACCTGCCGATTCTTGGCCGCAGTCTTGAGCATGCGCAAGACGGACAGGCGCACCTCATCCCTGGCCTTGTAGGCGGCGAGGTAGTCTTTTTCGATGCGGTCCGTAAGGTTCATTACATCATGTTGATTTTGCGCATCTTCTTAAGCAGACGCTTTCTGGCGGCAGCTTTTTTCTTCTTGCGCATGACACTGGGCTTCTCAAAATGCTGGCGTTTTTTCAATTCGGACAACACGCCAGCCTTTTCAACCTGCTTCTTGAAACGTCGCAACGCGATATCAAAGTTGTCGGAATCATCTAGGTAGACACCCGGCACAGGACTCACCCCCCTCTTGCCTGGACTGCCGTGCCCGTCCCGGGCAGGCGGAAAAGGAGACATCTATTCCCCACTGGGACAAAAGGCAAGCCCTTTTCCCCCATCCCGGGAAACGGACAACGAAAAGGACCCGTCCGGCATGCGCCACACGGGTCCGAAAGATGGCCTGATCAGCACGGCGGGTTCAATGCTGGCGCCCGGCCGCGTGGCAGGAGGATTCCTTGATGGCCGTAAGGACGCAGTACCCCACGCCGGAACCGATGATGAGGAGGACCAGATACAACACGCTGAAAAAAATGAAGTGATCCGGCATCCACCACGGCAGATCCTGCGGCAGGGGACTCTGGACCGTCTCTCCGTGAATCATCCACATGGCTTTGGCTCCCCGCGTTATTTTATGACTTCTTTGAGCAGCT
Proteins encoded:
- the cbiM gene encoding cobalt transporter CbiM, whose translation is MHISEGVLSAPVLGVGAALAAVGTFVGLRRLDYDRLMTVAILSAAFFVASLIHIPIGPSSVHLIMNGLLGAVLGWAAFPAILTGLLLQAVLFQYGGLAVLGVNTCDMAYPAVACSYLFRPLLRSDGKRRAVGAFLCGFCSVLFSALLTAVALEFSDEGFFAAARILVAVHLPIMAAEGLITAMVVAYLAKIRPELLRNDVAG
- a CDS encoding DUF4198 domain-containing protein; the protein is MIRKTLLWCAALVFVFAQAAQAHFGMVIPSADTVLDKGKENITLTVAFAHPMEGNGMDMVMPKEFGMSDGEATTDLKAGLKETKVMGHKAWQASQALKKPGVYSFYVVPEPYWEPAEDCFIQHFTKVVVPAFGEEEGWDKPLGLKTEIVPLTRPFGNYAGNVFQGKVLLDGKPAAGCPVEVEFYNKDGKYKAPNDYMVTQVVMTDDAGVFTFVAPFAGWWGFAALNTAPEKLAHDGQDKDVELGAVLWTSFVDPVKGKK
- the secD gene encoding protein translocase subunit SecD; its protein translation is MTGTLRWRVALIAVVVFFGLLYMLPSIPGVKESALGKFLPDDEISLGLDLKGGIHLTLDVDVDKAIQNSLALTGRDIRDQAREDGIAVLRPGLTDGRHLDFVLAKLDQRQALDEMLKKQFSILTVVSTEGVEGDKLLYKLEFTPQYHDYLQKLTIDQAVKTIRNRIDEFGVAEPDIRRQADGRIQVQLPGLQDPERAIKIIGRTAHLEFKIVDDETDPEKAAKGIVPPGRELSTMRNRNPDGTYLDRPIVLKSDSVMTGEYISDARANFDSNNQAYVSLTFTPRGAKLFERITSDNVKKRMAIVLDGKVYSAPVIQEKIGGGRASITGRFSTEEARDLAIVLRAGSLPAPVNILEQRAVGPSLGQESIEKGVMAALIGGAVIVVFMIVYYGFGGLVADVALVFNIMLIMAGLAGFGATLTMPGIAGIILTLGMAVDANVIIFERIREELRRGLTPRMALDEGYSRATLTIFDANVTTIIAAVVLYEFGTGPVRGFAVTLILGIVASMFTAIFVTRTIFDIWLRRRPPGTAISI
- the yajC gene encoding preprotein translocase subunit YajC, which codes for MFFDSVAFAMGAAPGGDQSASNPIGAFLPLILMFAIFYFLLIRPQQKKAKQHKELLANLKKGDSIITSGGIYGRIMAANGDVLTIDVGGGAELKVNRAFVSGLADGGPKIESKGKDKAKETE
- the rpoD gene encoding RNA polymerase sigma factor RpoD, giving the protein MSNLKEIQQIKSLIVKGKQKGFLTFDEVNKALPSEVNNPEQIEEVISIFDQLDINIVDSDKDARKLDAMAAEPDDAPDADLELTESEDSLDYSSRSTDPVRMYLREMGAVPLLDRDGEVVIAKKIENGEMDVLYALVEVPVAIEELVQVGDDLRIGRIKLKDVVKTIEEDDPSEDEMNQRQRVIFLLEEIRTIYRKKRKIYFKLDSCACLSRRVYGIQKEIMVYKDEVVGRLRDIKLEKTLIDRVIETVEDYVRQMHNCQRDLSAYILSVGKSQSEIQELFARLDQRDINPVLAADSLGLTVEELFSFKEMLSAKMEILVRLQDKCCHHVHDLEEVLWRIKRGNTAAQRAKQELIRSNLRLVVSIAKKYTNRGLQFLDLIQEGNIGLMKAVDKFEYQRGYKFSTYATWWIRQAITRAIADQARTIRIPVHMIETINKLIRTSRYLVQELGRDPTPEEIAERMDYPLEKVKKVLKIAKEPISLETPIGDEEDSSLGDFIEDKKALAPAEEVVNTKLGEQIGKVLSDLTPREEQVLRKRFGLGEKSDHTLEEVGKLFNVTRERIRQIEAKALRKLRHPVRSQHLRSYYES
- the dnaG gene encoding DNA primase produces the protein MKFDSSGVAAVKARADIVDIVRRYVDLRSVGGRLVGVCPFHQETKGSFNVHPERGYFHCFGCQASGDVIDFYCRINGLEFREGLERLAAEVGVSLAPGRIDPRAGEKKRLRQACLEMHALADEFFRRTLRSPQGQAARDYLDKRGIAPEVAGKFGLGYSPPQWQGLENHLKTRGFSPTQAAQAGLLSRRDDGRTWDRFRDRLTFPIRDVAGTVVAFGGRIMGEGDPKYLNSADSPIYRKGDHLYALCDARQAMAKSRRAMLTEGYVDVITLHQFGYAEAVGVLGTALTPEQVKRLLGFCSSVDLIFDGDGAGRKAALRSAEMLLATGAGCRVTLLPEGEDVDSLLQTRGKKAFEACLAEAEDGLRYCFKAVSAMARKEQVAWAEGFLGKVGDANLRAGFAPRVAAALGLSELELRSALADTAGRRRAAVPAAREKDRPAFTLGQREQWILSFAARCPEYAPALDAAGAADFLSGSSARGLWAKLKVLGADDPRLVLEPEELAFVATARESGDQPEEQRREHFEEISGFLHSVRRETAKKELTEAMRRARAVGNVEEERRLFAELNALLGRGDE
- a CDS encoding endonuclease MutS2, yielding MDTRSLQLLEFHKVLGSLADLAVSIPGRLACAALSPLSDPDMLFRRQRLLAECLELRRDAHFRLAEFPDLAGLFPALGNESVPLDLDALFALQAVLTQADEARRVLAPAAPSPGSPGGVRPLLREMAESAPAPHKTMAALARCLSPDGGLRDESSPELFSARAEIRAVHRTCTRQVRDYVQGQGLASYLQDDFITISSDRYVLPLKSNFKGRIPGIIHDYSQTGETCYFEPFFLVEVNNRLQELKKEEREAEARVLAFLSGLCRQEQDGLAAFSRLLVDLDVLLACAALAEAMAGTIPDVGPDEPVRLPGARHPLLLLAASDPSRVVPQDIILEPSQRALIISGANAGGKTVCLKTLGLLALMAFSGLAVPAAPGCGLPHWRKVFVFLGDEQSLEDHLSTFTAQIRHLSRAWPQVDQDTLVLLDEFGAGTDPAQGAALAQAVVDGLLEKNAWLAAATHFPALKAYGLSKPGVRAACMLFDPAGKKPLYGLAYDQVGASVALDVAREHGLPEDLLVKAHKYLLMEGADSSSILDRLNVLALRKQEELDELAELQIQEKKKTVAIRERYEKRLAALLDEVRETSREIARSYQEGRLGRKQAQKALAEAGKRLIEENAAVSQPSPGDSAKPSSPDFDGLKPGDLVHLPGWNKSGRVLDKDPKRRMVKVDLGGVCLWVDAREVAEASGREAKKAGGGWSVKSASDQGGQSAVVSAFVLDLRGRRADEAVAELAAFLDDSVLKGRTQLEIVHGKGTGALRREVHDFLRTAPQVASFRLAPADRGGDGMTMVELG
- a CDS encoding GatB/YqeY domain-containing protein, whose product is MNLTDRIEKDYLAAYKARDEVRLSVLRMLKTAAKNRQVELLRPLTDDELVDVLTRQAKQRRESIEQFGRAGRDDLRNREERELEVLLEYLPAPLTEEELVREVDQAIAEVGAHSVKDMGRVVSAILAKHKGRADGKKVSDLTRSRLSS
- the rpsU gene encoding 30S ribosomal protein S21, translating into MPGVYLDDSDNFDIALRRFKKQVEKAGVLSELKKRQHFEKPSVMRKKKKAAARKRLLKKMRKINMM